In Sphingobacteriaceae bacterium, the following are encoded in one genomic region:
- the folK gene encoding 2-amino-4-hydroxy-6-hydroxymethyldihydropteridine diphosphokinase, whose translation MKEAILCLGSNLGNRYNTLKVTRNLIARFAGKLVASSKIYETEPWESKSHLKYLNQVIIIQTQLTAPSLLRTLLKIEKKLGRIRTDEKNGDRSCDIDILFFERMIFSKKQLTIPHPQIENRMFVLKPLMDVAANYKHPINNKTIKQLYKSCADKLHVKLYQKPIYVCIEGNIGSGKSTFAKEISQLLKAKYLPEEFEKNSLLPLFYEKPEQFALILENSFLLSRFQQMKNVFDTTQKAVISDYTFYKCLWFAKINLKNKDYKIFKKHFQVLNDELPKPDLIIYLKATIPQIQKNIKARARKFEEKIDSTYLKKIAKTYQAGLEDLNSIKILQIPVDGYELKHTKRLINEIKSEINQLQNE comes from the coding sequence ATGAAAGAAGCAATTTTATGTTTGGGAAGTAATTTGGGCAACCGGTACAACACGTTAAAAGTAACGCGAAATTTAATTGCTCGTTTTGCCGGTAAGCTTGTTGCAAGTTCCAAGATATATGAAACTGAACCCTGGGAAAGCAAATCTCATTTGAAATATCTAAATCAGGTAATTATTATTCAAACTCAATTAACTGCTCCTTCCCTACTGCGGACACTATTGAAAATTGAAAAAAAATTAGGTCGGATAAGAACCGATGAAAAAAACGGAGACCGGAGTTGTGATATTGATATTTTGTTTTTTGAAAGAATGATATTTTCAAAAAAACAATTAACTATACCACATCCACAAATCGAAAATCGGATGTTTGTGCTCAAACCTTTGATGGATGTAGCCGCAAACTATAAGCATCCAATAAATAATAAAACAATTAAACAATTATATAAATCTTGTGCCGATAAGCTACATGTGAAGTTATACCAGAAACCAATTTATGTTTGTATAGAAGGGAATATTGGCAGTGGAAAAAGTACATTTGCTAAAGAAATAAGTCAATTACTCAAGGCTAAATATTTACCGGAAGAATTTGAAAAAAACAGCCTTTTACCCTTATTTTATGAAAAACCCGAACAATTTGCACTAATACTTGAAAACAGCTTCTTGTTAAGCAGGTTCCAGCAAATGAAAAATGTATTTGACACAACACAAAAAGCGGTGATTAGCGATTATACTTTCTATAAATGTCTTTGGTTTGCAAAAATCAACTTAAAAAATAAAGATTATAAAATTTTTAAAAAGCATTTTCAGGTATTAAATGATGAACTTCCTAAACCCGATTTAATAATTTATTTGAAAGCTACAATTCCTCAAATTCAGAAAAACATTAAAGCCAGAGCAAGAAAATTTGAAGAAAAAATTGATTCCACTTACTTAAAAAAGATAGCCAAAACTTATCAAGCAGGACTTGAGGATCTTAACAGCATTAAAATACTTCAAATACCCGTGGACGGGTATGAATTAAAACATACCAAAAGGTTAATAAATGAAATTAAAAGTGAAATAAATCAATTACAAAACGAATAA